Genomic segment of Pacificitalea manganoxidans:
GGGCAGAGCGGCAGGCCAAAGGCCGCATAGCGTGCGGCGGGGCCGTTGGTGTTCAGAACCAGCGAGGACACCTGCGGCGCAAGCCGGTCGATCACATGGTGCAGCAGGCTCCGCCCCCCAAGATCGAGAAGGGTCTTGTCCATCGGCGCGACGCCTTCGGCATTATTGCGCATTCGTCGCGACAGACCGCCTGCGACGATCACCCCTATGGGCGCTGCTGACAGCACGCGCGCGCCGCTCACGCGGGGAAGCGCAGATGCGCCTTGTAGGTTTCCGGCAGCAGCGCCCGCAAGCTGGCCAGGCGCAGCACGCCGTCGCGATCCTCTGCCACGGCAATCGCCGAAGCAGGCCCGAAATCAGCAAGAAGCTCCCGGCAGGCACCGCAAGGAGGGATCACTTCGCCCCGTCGGTTGACCGCTACGGCAAACAGCACCGGGGCACCCGGTTCCGCCGCGCTGGCCGCACCGATGGCCACGGCTTCCGCACAGATCGAGCCGCGCGGCAGGGTGCATTCCAGATTGATGCCGGTATAGGTGCCTTTCGCGGTCAGAACCGTGGCTGCGACATGGTGGCGACCCTCATGGCCCAGACGCGCGACCAGCGCGCGGGCATCGGCCAGTGCCGCGTCCAGCCGGGCACGGGGCAGCGCCGGATCGACGGTCAACGGATGGGTCGGTTCGTTTGTCATCAAACATGTCCTGTCAGCTGCCGCGCCCGTCTCGATCGGCCGACCTGCCGCGAGAAATGCCGCCGTGACGTGAACACCCGCGGCGATTGCATCTCGCGGCTGCTTTGCCTAAGCCGGGCATGCACACTCAGATTAGAGGCGCTCCATGGCATTCACCACAACCAAATCGGCCTTCTGGGAAGGCTTTCGTGCCGGTGCGCCGTTTCTTCTGGTGGTGACACCGTTCGGGATCGTGTTCGGCGTCGCCGCGCTTGATGCTGGATTGAACCTTGCGCATGCGATGGGGTTTTCGGTCGTGGTGATCGCCGGGGCGGCACAGTTGACCGCGTTGTCGACGATGGTGGACCAATCGCCTTTTGTCATCGTCATCGGTGCGGCGTTGCTGGTGAACCTGCGGATGCTGATGTATTCCGCCTCGCTTGCTCCGCATCTGGGTGGCATGCCCACATGGCAGAAAGCGGTGACTGCGTTCTTCCTCACTGATCAGGTCTTTGCCATATCCGTGCAGCGGTTCGAGACGCTCGGCGATGAAAGCGTCTGGCGGCGGTTCATGTTC
This window contains:
- a CDS encoding cytidine/deoxycytidylate deaminase family protein, which produces MTNEPTHPLTVDPALPRARLDAALADARALVARLGHEGRHHVAATVLTAKGTYTGINLECTLPRGSICAEAVAIGAASAAEPGAPVLFAVAVNRRGEVIPPCGACRELLADFGPASAIAVAEDRDGVLRLASLRALLPETYKAHLRFPA
- a CDS encoding AzlC family ABC transporter permease, with product MAFTTTKSAFWEGFRAGAPFLLVVTPFGIVFGVAALDAGLNLAHAMGFSVVVIAGAAQLTALSTMVDQSPFVIVIGAALLVNLRMLMYSASLAPHLGGMPTWQKAVTAFFLTDQVFAISVQRFETLGDESVWRRFMFIMGITTIMAPFWYLGTLIGAVVGQSIPPEFGLDFAVPVCFMSLIGPALRTGPHGMAALTAAITALFLRDLPWNLGLAVASLVGMVVGAETQRQAERRAASGKGTAA